A stretch of Cicer arietinum cultivar CDC Frontier isolate Library 1 chromosome 5, Cicar.CDCFrontier_v2.0, whole genome shotgun sequence DNA encodes these proteins:
- the LOC101496770 gene encoding peroxidase 4-like isoform X2 → MSQHPPSLYLSSIFVALALLFLLIGTSSAQLDENFYCKKCPNVFDTVETVVKSAVSKEQRIGASLLRLFFHDCFVDLGGPFWNVKVGRRDSRTANFIAANTGVLPSPASNLTKLISTFKAQGLSVKDMVALSGAHTIGEARCTSFRNHIYNENNIDSTFAKIRQRKCPSTVGTGDNNLANLDLQTPTHFDNNYYKNLIIKKGLLHSDQELFNGGSTDSLVQTYTQNEKAFDSDFVAAMIKMGNNKPLTGGQGEIRKNCRRLN, encoded by the exons ATGTCTCAACATCCTCCTTCTCTATATTTATCATCAATATTTGTTGCATTGGCTTTGTTATTCCTTCTTATAGGAACCTCTTCGGCTCAACTCGATGAAAACTTCTATTGTAAGAAATGTCCCAATGTTTTTGACACGGTAGAAACTGTTGTTAAATCTGCGGTGTCAAAAGAACAACGCATAGGAGCATCTCTCCTTCGTCTCTTTTTCCATGACTGCTTTGTTGAT CTTGGAGGACCTTTTTGGAATGTAAAAGTTGGAAGAAGAGATTCAAGGACAGCAAATTTCATTGCTGCTAACACTGGTGTGCTTCCATCTCCAGCATCTAACCTAACTAAGCTTATCTCAACGTTTAAAGCTCAAGGACTTTCTGTTAAGGACATGGTTGCTTTATCTG GAGCTCACACAATTGGGGAAGCAAGGTGTACATCTTTCAGAAATCACATATACAATGAAAACAACATTGACAGTACATTTGCAAAGATAAGGCAAAGGAAATGTCCAAGTACTGTTGGCACAGGAGACAACAATCTAGCAAATCTAGACTTACAAACACCAACTCATTTTGACAACAACTACTATAAGAatctcatcatcaaaaaggggctACTTCATTCTGATCAAGAGCTCTTCAATGGTGGGTCCACTGATTCACTTGTTCAAACTTATACTCAAAATGAGAAAGCCTTTGATTCAGACTTTGTAGCTGCAATGATTAAGATGGGAAACAATAAACCCTTAACTGGGGGACAAGGGGAGATTAGAAAGAATTGCAGGAGATTGAATTAG
- the LOC101497086 gene encoding U-box domain-containing protein 4 — MEISLLKMLIDRISSFLHLSFSGNMNSEPVSKYYQTAKEILKLLKPIIDAFTTSELASDEVLSKIFEELGHAIDELKEHAENWHLLSSKVYFIMQVEPLISKIQTSGLKVLQQLKATKQCPHDELSSEHLEHCVQKLKLLGLEETSSVIKEAIMEQLDGAGPSTETLEKIADSLGLRSNEEVLIEAVALEKLKENAEQSENTAEAEYIDQIIAVVTRLHERLVMLKQSQSGSPVLVPADFCCPLSLELMTDPVIVASGQTYERAFIKNWIDLGLTVCPKTHQTLAHTNLIPNYTVKALIANWCELNNVKLVDPTKSTNLNQASILHGYMESSTTRESPVFPHSRSNLPSSPESARSRSFSSPGNNITSSGGIQREGTSPLHPRSTSEGSLSGVVNGQYMDAAKTSPSVLDDRSASSDESSVDSIGQPSMSPSRRESSSAFSPEQSQNHVRAVSDSGAFSDVNFQETQGDDSNASQLSTSPGYSRDTSGELNPGSDAAGPAPVLSIQREPEFLPRLMENRSRSQAIWRRPSERLVPRIISSSAIESRVDLSAIETQVRGLVEGLRSSDVDTQREATAEIRLLAKHNMDNRIAIANCGAINILVDLLKSTDTTIQENAVTALLNLSINDNNKTAIANAGAIEPLIHVLETGSPEAKENSAATLFSLSVIEENKVNIGRSGAISPLVDLLGNGTPRGKKDAATALFNLSIFHENKNRIVQAGAVKHLVELMDPAAGMVDKAVAVLANLATIPEGRIAIGQEGXXXXLVEVVELGSVRGKENAAAALLHLCLHSNRFLSMVLQQGAVPPLVALAQSGTPRAKEKAQALLNQFRSQRHGNSGRG, encoded by the exons ATGgagatatcattgttgaaaatGCTTATTGACAGAATATCCTCATTTCTGCATTTATCATTTTCTGGAAACATGAACTCAGAACCAGTCTCAAAATATTACCAGACGGCAAAGGAGATACTTAAGTTGTTGAAGCCAATCATTGATGCTTTTACTACTTCTGAGCTAGCCTCTGATGAAGTGCTTAGTAAGATATTTGAAGAACTTGGTCATGCTATTGATGAATTAAAGGAGCATGCTGAGAATTGGCACCTATTGTCTAGCAAAGTTTACTTT ATTATGCAAGTTGAACCCTTGATATCTAAGATTCAGACTTCGGGTCTCAAGGTCTTGCAGCAGCTGAAGGCTACAAAGCAATGTCCCCATGATGAATTGAGTTCTGAACATTTGGAG CACTGTGTTCAGAAACTTAAGCTTTTAGGACTTGAAGAAACCTCATCTGTCATTAAGGAAGCTATTATGGAACAACTAGATGGTGCAGGACCCAGTACAGAGACCCTAGAAAAAATTGCTGATAGCCTGGGCCTAAGATCTAACGAGGAGGTTCTGATTGAGGCTGTGGCTCTAGAAAAGTTGAAGGAGAATGCCGAACAGAGTGAAAATACTGCCGAAGCTGAATACATTGATCAAATTATTGCTGTTGTTACCCGTCTGCATGAGCGCCTTGTTATGCTTAAGCAATCCCAGAGTGGCAGTCCAGTTCTAGTACCTGCTGATTTTTGTTGTCCTCTTTCTTTGGAGTTGATGACTGATCCAGTGATTGTGGCCTCAGGGCAAACCTACGAGCGCGCTTTTATCAAGAACTGGATTGATCTTGGTCTTACTGTTTGTCCAAAGACACATCAGACTCTGGCTCACACCAACCTAATACCTAACTACACTGTAAAGGCACTAATTGCAAACTGGTGTGAATTAAACAATGTGAAACTGGTTGATCCCACAAAGTCCACAAACTTAAATCAAGCATCTATCCTTCATGGGTATATGGAGTCTAGTACTACCAGGGAATCTCCTGTTTTTCCTCATTCCAGGAGCAATCTTCCATCCTCACCTGAGTCGGCTCGTTCTCGTTCTTTTAGCTCACCAGGTAATAACATAACTTCTTCTGGTGGAATCCAGCGAGAGGGAACATCACCTTTGCACCCTCGTTCAACTTCAGAAGGTTCCTTGAGTGGCGTTGTTAATGGGCAATATATGGATGCTGCTAAAACATCCCCCTCAGTTTTAGATGACAGGTCTGCTAGCTCAGATGAAAGCAGTGTGGATTCAATTGGCCAACCATCAATGTCACCATCTAGAAGGGAATCTTCCAGTGCCTTCAGCCCTGAACAATCTCAAAACCATGTTAGAGCTGTATCTGATTCTGGTGCATTTTCCGATGTAAATTTTCAAGAAACACAAGGTGATGACAGCAATGCTTCTCAGCTGTCAACAAGTCCAGGCTACAGTAGAGATACTTCTGGCGAATTAAATCCAGGGTCAGATGCTGCTGGTCCTGCTCCCGTGCTTTCAATACAGAGAGAGCCTGAGTTCCTGCCCCGATTAATGGAGAATAGGTCTCGAAGCCAAGCTATATGGAGGAGGCCATCAGAAAGGCTTGTTCCTAGGATAATATCTTCTTCTGCTATTGAATCAAGAGTTGATCTTTCTGCTATTGAGACACAGGTTCGGGGTTTAGTTGAGGGCTTGAGGAGCTCTGATGTTGATACTCAGAGAGAGGCAACTGCAGAAATCCGCCTTCTTGCTAAGCACAATATGGATAATCGAATTGCAATTGCAAACTGTGGAGCCATTAACATATTAGTTGACTTACTTAAATCAACTGATACAACGATCCAGGAAAATGCCGTTACAGCACTTCTCAACTTATCAATCAATGATAACAACAAAACTGCAATTGCAAACGCTGGTGCAATTGAACCTCTGATTCACGTTCTTGAGACCGGGAGCCCAGAAGCCAAGGAGAATTCAGCTGCCACTCTTTTCAGCCTGTCGGTGATTGAGGAAAACAAGGTTAACATTGGGAGGTCCGGGGCAATTAGTCCACTTGTAGATTTATTAGGGAATGGAACTCCAAGGGGAAAAAAGGATGCTGCCACTGCTTTGTTTAATCTGTCAATATTCCACGAGAACAAGAATCGGATTGTACAAGCTGGTGCCGTGAAGCACCTTGTAGAGTTAATGGACCCAGCGGCTGGCATGGTTGACAAGGCTGTGGCTGTCTTAGCAAATCTTGCCACAATTCCAGAAGGAAGAATTGCAATTGGTCAGGAAGG NNNNNNNNNNNTTCTAGTCGAGGTTGTCGAGTTGGGTTCTGTGAGAGGAAAGGAAAATGCAGCAGCAGCTCTTCTACATCTTTGCTTACACAGTAATAGATTCTTAAGCATGGTGCTCCAGCAAGGAGCTGTACCACCGTTAGTAGCTTTAGCACAATCAGGCACACCAAGGGCCAAAGAAAAG GCCCAAGCTCTCCTTAATCAATTTAGAAGTCAAAGACATGGGAATTCTGGGAGGGGATGA
- the LOC101496770 gene encoding peroxidase 4-like isoform X1 — MSQHPPSLYLSSIFVALALLFLLIGTSSAQLDENFYCKKCPNVFDTVETVVKSAVSKEQRIGASLLRLFFHDCFVDGCDGSILLDDTSSFKGEKTAAPNNNSARGFEVIDAIKSKLEAICPGVVSCADILAIASRDSVVILGGPFWNVKVGRRDSRTANFIAANTGVLPSPASNLTKLISTFKAQGLSVKDMVALSGAHTIGEARCTSFRNHIYNENNIDSTFAKIRQRKCPSTVGTGDNNLANLDLQTPTHFDNNYYKNLIIKKGLLHSDQELFNGGSTDSLVQTYTQNEKAFDSDFVAAMIKMGNNKPLTGGQGEIRKNCRRLN, encoded by the exons ATGTCTCAACATCCTCCTTCTCTATATTTATCATCAATATTTGTTGCATTGGCTTTGTTATTCCTTCTTATAGGAACCTCTTCGGCTCAACTCGATGAAAACTTCTATTGTAAGAAATGTCCCAATGTTTTTGACACGGTAGAAACTGTTGTTAAATCTGCGGTGTCAAAAGAACAACGCATAGGAGCATCTCTCCTTCGTCTCTTTTTCCATGACTGCTTTGTTGAT GGTTGTGATGGATCAATACTACTTGATGACACTTCATCCTTCAAAGGAGAGAAAACTGCAGCTCCTAACAACAATTCTGCGAGAGGTTTTGAAGTAATTGATGCTATAAAGTCTAAGTTGGAAGCAATATGCCCTGGCGTGGTCTCATGTGCTGATATTCTCGCCATTGCTTCTCGTGATTCTGTTGTCATT CTTGGAGGACCTTTTTGGAATGTAAAAGTTGGAAGAAGAGATTCAAGGACAGCAAATTTCATTGCTGCTAACACTGGTGTGCTTCCATCTCCAGCATCTAACCTAACTAAGCTTATCTCAACGTTTAAAGCTCAAGGACTTTCTGTTAAGGACATGGTTGCTTTATCTG GAGCTCACACAATTGGGGAAGCAAGGTGTACATCTTTCAGAAATCACATATACAATGAAAACAACATTGACAGTACATTTGCAAAGATAAGGCAAAGGAAATGTCCAAGTACTGTTGGCACAGGAGACAACAATCTAGCAAATCTAGACTTACAAACACCAACTCATTTTGACAACAACTACTATAAGAatctcatcatcaaaaaggggctACTTCATTCTGATCAAGAGCTCTTCAATGGTGGGTCCACTGATTCACTTGTTCAAACTTATACTCAAAATGAGAAAGCCTTTGATTCAGACTTTGTAGCTGCAATGATTAAGATGGGAAACAATAAACCCTTAACTGGGGGACAAGGGGAGATTAGAAAGAATTGCAGGAGATTGAATTAG
- the LOC101497420 gene encoding tyrosine--tRNA ligase, chloroplastic/mitochondrial has product MATNFASRSIFFSLSTKLFIFPFKPSTSYHPFSLPRRFTRTTCTLQQQQQQQQPQTTRSVVGILEERGLLDSITNDTLRSISSNTINAPLKVYCGFDPTAESLHLGNLLGLIVLSWFRRSGHNVVALIGGATARVGDPSGKSLERPELDVETLERNAASIEKTIRTILGRVETRKFEESNFDGNVFCDSSVVVLNNYDWWKEFSLLDFLKKVGKYARVGSMMAKESVRKRLESEQGMSYTEFTYQLLQGYDFLYLFQNEGVSVQIGGSDQWGNITAGTELIRKILQVEGATATYGLTFPLLLKSDGTKFGKSEDGAIWLSSSLLSPYKFYQYFFSVPDADVIRFLKILTFLDIGEIVKLEEEMMKPGYVPNTAQRRLAEEVTRFVHGEDGLNEAIKATEALRPGSETKLDWKTIEGIAEDVPSCSLAYDEVLNQSLVDLSVSSGLFDSKSAARRLLKQGGLYLNNSRVDNENKRVEAADIVDGKVLLLSAGKKNKVLVRIA; this is encoded by the coding sequence ATGGCCACCAATTTTGCTTCAAGGTCCATTTTCTTCTCCCTTTCCACCAAGCTCTTCATTTTCCCTTTCAAACCATCTACTTCATACCATCCCTTTTCTCTCCCTCGTCGTTTCACAAGAACAACATGCActctacaacaacaacaacaacaacaacaacctcaAACTACTCGAAGTGTCGTTGGAATCCTCGAAGAAAGAGGCTTACTAGACTCCATAACAAACGACACTCTCAGaagcatttcatcaaacaccatCAACGCACCCCTCAAAGTCTACTGTGGATTCGACCCAACCGCCGAAAGCTTACACTTGGGCAACCTATTGGGTCTCATTGTTCTCTCTTGGTTCCGCCGTTCCGGACATAATGTCGTCGCTTTGATCGGCGGCGCCACCGCACGCGTCGGCGACCCGTCTGGGAAAAGCCTCGAAAGACCGGAGCTTGATGTTGAAACTTTGGAGAGGAATGCTGCAAGTATTGAGAAAACCATCAGAACAATCTTGGGTCGTGTTGAAACTCGCAAATTTGAGGAGTCGAATTTCGATGGTAATGTGTTTTGTGATTCTTCTGTTGTGGTTTTGAACAATTATGATTGGTGGAAAGAGTTTAGTTTGTTGGATTTTTTGAAAAAGGTAGGTAAGTATGCTAGAGTAGGTTCAATGATGGCTAAGGAGAGTGTTAGGAAGAGATTAGAATCTGAACAAGGAATGAGTTATACTGAGTTTACTTATCAGTTATTGCAAGGTTATgattttttgtatttgtttcAGAATGAAGGTGTTAGTGTTCAAATTGGGGGTAGTGATCAATGGGGTAATATAACTGCTGGAACTGAATTGATTAGAAAGATATTGCAGGTAGAAGGTGCTACTGCTACATATGGTTTAACATTTCCTCTTTTGTTGAAAAGTGATGGTACAAAATTTGGTAAATCGGAGGATGGTGCAATTTGGTTATCTTCATCTTTGTTATCTCCATACAAGTTTTATCAGTATTTTTTCTCTGTTCCGGATGCCGATGTTATTAGGTTCTTGAAAATTCTTACGTTTTTGGATATTGGGGAGATAGTTAAGTTGGAGGAAGAGATGATGAAACCTGGATATGTGCCTAATACTGCTCAGCGGAGGCTGGCCGAAGAAGTTACCCGATTTGTTCATGGAGAAGATGGTTTGAACGAAGCTATTAAGGCAACGGAAGCATTGAGGCCAGGATCCGAGACAAAGTTGGATTGGAAAACTATCGAGGGGATTGCTGAGGACGTCCCGTCTTGTTCTTTAGCTTATGACGAGGTTTTGAATCAGTCTTTGGTTGATCTTTCAGTGTCTTCTGGTTTGTTCGACAGCAAATCGGCTGCGCGCAGGTTGTTAAAGCAAGGAGGTCTTTACTTGAACAATAGCAGAGTAGATAATGAAAATAAGAGGGTTGAGGCAGCTGATATAGTGGATGGTAAAGTTCTCCTTTTATCTGCAGGAAAAAAGAATAAGGTGCTCGTGCGGATAGCATGA